A window of Chlorobium phaeobacteroides DSM 266 genomic DNA:
TGGACAACGACAGAAAAGAATCCCACATAAGCGAAGAGATAGCCGATAGCCTGATCGGAAGCATGAAAATACTCTTTCCAAAGTAGAATCGAGGCTACCTGCATATTGACGATGGCAAAGGTGAAGACATAGTTGGCAATCATCAGGAGGGCAAGTGGTCGGGAGGTGAAAGCAAGTTTAAGGCCGTCAATGTAGGCTTGCATTTTATTGCCAGACGAGCTCGTTGGCTTTTCATTTGAAGCACCGGCTCCTGACTTCTCTTTCAGAAACCCGAAATTGAATTTTATCGCATGTTTATTGGATTCCGGCAAGAGGAAAATCGCCAGAATAAAGTCAAGAGTAATCAGAGCTGATGCGACATAACCTACCATAGCAATGCCGTAGTTATGCTTGAGCAGGCCACCGATCAATGGGCCGATAATAAATCCGATGCCGAAAGCCGCACCTATCATTCCCATGGCTTTGGACCGGTTTTGATTGTCGGTGACATCGGTGATGTATGCCTGGGCAGCGGCAATATTGGCTGATCCTATTCCGGAAAGACCTCTGGCAAAAATAAGAAGAGGGATGGTAACGGCCTGTGAAAAAACAAAATAGGAGACGGCGGTAATGAAAATACTGATGAGCATAACCGGTCTGCGACCGATTTTATCG
This region includes:
- a CDS encoding MFS transporter, with protein sequence MKKSPLVILLLTVLLDLIGFGIVLPLLPTYAKDLGASPLMIGLIAAIFSIMQFIFSPLWGKLSDKIGRRPVMLISIFITAVSYFVFSQAVTIPLLIFARGLSGIGSANIAAAQAYITDVTDNQNRSKAMGMIGAAFGIGFIIGPLIGGLLKHNYGIAMVGYVASALITLDFILAIFLLPESNKHAIKFNFGFLKEKSGAGASNEKPTSSSGNKMQAYIDGLKLAFTSRPLALLMIANYVFTFAIVNMQVASILLWKEYFHASDQAIGYLFAYVGFFSVVVQGGLISKLIKALGEHKLFFWGHLFTFVGVFFIPFLPSDTLFSFGLFILFFFAIGTSLVAPINISLISLYTYKQKQGEILGLSQSINSFARIMGPFSGSVLYGLNVHAPYILAGVLTLFGAVISLMLFKYKIDALDPDLDTQPSWSNKD